A region from the Gossypium hirsutum isolate 1008001.06 chromosome A08, Gossypium_hirsutum_v2.1, whole genome shotgun sequence genome encodes:
- the LOC107941947 gene encoding uncharacterized protein: protein MCRRFEDGLNEDIQLLVGILELKEFVVIVERACKAKELTKEKKKADLKARDTRNDGTCYRCGSQDHFIKDCPEMGERFQNARQSGSASKVRPPKSIGTGAGSKNMTREMAVRYEDRAPAKAYAIRARKEASPPDVITGAFSLYDTIVIALIDPGSTHSYVCMKLASSMNLPMELQNL, encoded by the exons ATGTGTAGGAGGTTTGAGGACGGACTTAATGAAGATATCCAGCTGTTAGTAGGCATCCTTGAGTTAAAGGAGTTTGTTGTGATCGTTGAGCGGGCTTGTAAGGCTAAAGAATTgacaaaggaaaagaagaaagccGATTTGAAAGCTAGAGATAC GAGGAATGATGGGACGtgttatagatgtggttctcaagaccattTTATTAAGGATTGTCCTGAGATGGGCGAGAGATTTCAGAATGCAAGACAGAGTGGTTCAGCTTCAAAGGTGAGACCCCCAAAAAGCATCGGTACTGGAGCTGGCAGCAAAAACATGACACGAGAGATGGCAGTACGATATGAGGATAGGGCTCCGGCTAAAGCCTATGCCATACGAGCACGTAAAGAAGCATCTCCGCCTGACGTGATCACTGGtgcattttctctttatgacactattgttattgctttgatagacccaGGCTCTACACATTCTTATGTATGTATGAAATTGGCATCTAGCATGAATTTACCTATGGAGCTACAGAATTTGTGA